From one Perca flavescens isolate YP-PL-M2 chromosome 19, PFLA_1.0, whole genome shotgun sequence genomic stretch:
- the LOC114573924 gene encoding low affinity immunoglobulin gamma Fc region receptor II-like isoform X1, whose product MEVTSLCIRLLLNVLLLLAAHGHHSYVKKGDAAFLSIIPTRLQFFEYESLSFTCEGFTGSAKWRGVRNIKEYIPTCSNSTVTSTVTCTISSAFETDSGEYWCEAEGGERSNTINITVTAGSVILESPALPVMEGDAVTLRCRNNTSSANLPAVFSKDGLFIGSSSVGKITIHSVYKSHEGLYKCNISGVGESAESWLAVRVLHKDTLRIVLTAVMVALLLLLLVGLLNCGKLSHTTCPT is encoded by the exons ATGGAGGTCACATCTCTCTGCATCAGACTGT TGTTGAATGTGTTGTTGCTGCTGGCTGCACATGGTCACCACAGTTATGTTAAGAAAGGCG ATGCAGCTTTTCTTTCGATCATTCCAACCAGACTGCAGTTCTTTGAATATGAGTCGCTCTCTTTTACCTGTGAGGGGTTTACCGGCTCAGCTAAATGGAGAGGGGTGAGGAACATCAAGGAATACATCCCGACGTGTTCTAATAGCACAGTGACCTCAACAGTGACCTGCACCATATCCAGTGCCTTTGAAACAGACAGTGGAGAATACTGGTGTGAAgctgaaggaggagagagaagcaaCACTATCAACATCACTGTCACTG CTGGTTCTGTGATCCTGGAGAGTCCTGCTctccctgtgatggagggagacGCTGTGACTCTGCGCTGCAGGAACAATACGTCGTCCGCCAACCTTCCAGCTGTCTTCTCTAAAGATGGCCTCTTCATTGGGAGCAGCTCTGTGGGTAAAATAACAATCCACAGTGTCTACAAGTCTCACGAAGGACTTTACAAGTGTAACATCTCTGGAGTTGGAGAATCAGCAGAAAGCTGGCTGGCTGTCAGAG TGCTTCACAAAGACACTTTAAGGATTGTTTTAACTGCAGTGATGGTGGCTCTGTTGCTACTGCTGCTGGTAGGACTGCTGA
- the LOC114573924 gene encoding low affinity immunoglobulin gamma Fc region receptor II-b-like isoform X2, whose translation MEVTSLCIRLYAAFLSIIPTRLQFFEYESLSFTCEGFTGSAKWRGVRNIKEYIPTCSNSTVTSTVTCTISSAFETDSGEYWCEAEGGERSNTINITVTAGSVILESPALPVMEGDAVTLRCRNNTSSANLPAVFSKDGLFIGSSSVGKITIHSVYKSHEGLYKCNISGVGESAESWLAVRVLHKDTLRIVLTAVMVALLLLLLVGLLNCGKLSHTTCPT comes from the exons ATGGAGGTCACATCTCTCTGCATCAGACTGT ATGCAGCTTTTCTTTCGATCATTCCAACCAGACTGCAGTTCTTTGAATATGAGTCGCTCTCTTTTACCTGTGAGGGGTTTACCGGCTCAGCTAAATGGAGAGGGGTGAGGAACATCAAGGAATACATCCCGACGTGTTCTAATAGCACAGTGACCTCAACAGTGACCTGCACCATATCCAGTGCCTTTGAAACAGACAGTGGAGAATACTGGTGTGAAgctgaaggaggagagagaagcaaCACTATCAACATCACTGTCACTG CTGGTTCTGTGATCCTGGAGAGTCCTGCTctccctgtgatggagggagacGCTGTGACTCTGCGCTGCAGGAACAATACGTCGTCCGCCAACCTTCCAGCTGTCTTCTCTAAAGATGGCCTCTTCATTGGGAGCAGCTCTGTGGGTAAAATAACAATCCACAGTGTCTACAAGTCTCACGAAGGACTTTACAAGTGTAACATCTCTGGAGTTGGAGAATCAGCAGAAAGCTGGCTGGCTGTCAGAG TGCTTCACAAAGACACTTTAAGGATTGTTTTAACTGCAGTGATGGTGGCTCTGTTGCTACTGCTGCTGGTAGGACTGCTGA